The Quercus robur chromosome 7, dhQueRobu3.1, whole genome shotgun sequence genome has a segment encoding these proteins:
- the LOC126692913 gene encoding non-structural maintenance of chromosomes element 4 homolog A-like, whose product MARKRELGSTSGSNHGERVCEELGPCYSESREDVAERRFLRSQYLAVKALISEERDDITRADSDKFDSIFHQVQTLHDSVQQPREQVADAEALSDIASTLLTCVRAHNSEGITPSDFVTCLLKQFGQQSGPSTSTENAGNATFWNDIGLAVSHVFRRCSGCSTMIGPMNTELKQRKMPVQRKRVRHTESAQPEQFEDAGAEERIDTDRNMLTMFNILKKNRSVRLENLVLNRNSFAQTVENLFALSFLVKDGRAEIKVDEKNCHIVSPKNAPSATAVAFGAAAYSHFVFRLDFEDWKLMTCSVGVGEELMPQRKQLKTSSNSEVDPLPGESQAAVSTTHIRKLCRNRGLVLQEESVAESEESLSADEDSVQCEIIEEKIAAIQKMLEQT is encoded by the exons ATGGCTAGGAAGCGAGAATTGGGTAGTACTAGTGGAAGTAATCATGGTGAAAGAGTTTGTGAAGAGTTAGGGCCCTGTTATTCTGAATCTCGAGAAGACGTGGCTGAGCGTCGATTTCTTCGCTCTCAATACCTTGCTGTCAAGGCCCTCATTAGtg AAGAAAGGGATGATATAACAAGAGCAGATTCTGACAAGTTTGACTCAATCTTTCACCAAGTCCAGACCTTGCATGATTccg TACAACAACCAAGAGAACAAGTTGCTGATGCAGAGGCTCTTTCAGACATTGCAAGTACATTGCTAACCTGTGTTAGGGCACATAACAGTGAAGGTATTACACCTTCGGATTTTGTCACATGTCTTCTCAAACAGTTTGGGCAGCAAAGTGGACCAAGCACTAGTACAGAGAATGCTGGGAATGCTACATTTTGGAATGATATTGGTCTTGCAGTGTCACATGTTTTCAGGAGATGTTCAGGATGCAGCACCAT gaTTGGGCCTATGAACACTGAACTTAAGCAGCGGAAGATGCCTGTTCAAAGAAAACGTGTGAGACACACAGAAAGTGCTCAACCTGAACAG TTTGAAGATGCTGGTGCAGAAGAGAGAATAGATACTGACCGAAATATGTTAACTATGTTTAATATCTTGAAGAAGAATAGAAGTGTCAGGCTTGAAAATCTAGTATTGAACAGAAACTCTTTTGCACAGACGGTGGAGAATTTATTTGCCCTATCATTTCTGGTTAAAGATGGTCGTGCTGAAATAAAAGTGGATGAGAAAAACTGTCATATTGTTT CACCAAAGAATGCTCCTTCTGCAACGGCTGTTGCCTTTGGGGCTGCTGCTTACAGCCACTTTGTGTTCAGATTAGACTTTGAGGACTGGAAG TTGATGACATGTTCCGTAGGGGTTGGGGAAGAGCTGATGCCACAAAGGAAGCAATTAAAAACATCAAGCAATTCTGAAGTAGATCCACTACCTGGAGAATCTCAAGCAGCAGTGTCTACAACACATATTAGGAAGTTGTGTAGAAATCGTGGCCTTGTTTTACAAGAAGAGTCTGTTGCTGAGAGTGAAGAGTCTCTGTCAGCTGATGAAGACTCAGTTCAGTGTgaaattattgaagaaaaaattgcagCAATTCAAAAGATGCTCGAGCAAACATGA